The Acidicapsa acidisoli genome window below encodes:
- a CDS encoding MBL fold metallo-hydrolase, which translates to MNFIPLRKRAPRREMLRGSVTLAGSALLAHFFPSPLFRASASGYGQQTPSPADLLASMRAKFNAAPLKTQRLGADVTMFSGPGGSVVVLNGPDGKFVVDTFVAPAWSRLNEALDGLGNAPVKCVINTHWHFDHIDNNAPLHAAGATILAHENTKRRMSEPHDLPVLYRGPDGALVGLHFDPSPVEALPQQTFATNYKLQVNGETLALQHVAPAHTDTDVYVHFEKANLIQMGDLFSTGCIPTSTPVRAAKSLA; encoded by the coding sequence ATGAACTTTATTCCTTTACGAAAGCGAGCCCCACGCCGCGAAATGTTGCGAGGTTCAGTCACTTTGGCTGGCAGCGCTCTCCTGGCGCACTTCTTTCCCTCGCCGTTGTTCCGCGCTTCCGCGTCGGGCTACGGGCAACAAACGCCTTCTCCCGCAGACCTGCTCGCGAGTATGCGCGCGAAGTTCAACGCGGCTCCCCTCAAAACACAAAGGCTTGGTGCAGATGTCACAATGTTCTCCGGCCCAGGGGGAAGCGTGGTAGTCCTCAACGGCCCCGACGGAAAATTCGTCGTGGACACCTTTGTTGCGCCTGCATGGTCGAGACTCAATGAGGCTCTAGATGGCCTGGGCAACGCGCCAGTGAAGTGCGTCATTAACACCCACTGGCACTTCGACCACATCGACAACAACGCGCCTCTTCACGCCGCCGGAGCCACGATTCTCGCGCACGAAAACACAAAAAGGCGCATGTCAGAGCCACACGATCTGCCGGTCTTATATCGAGGACCAGATGGCGCGCTCGTCGGCTTGCATTTCGACCCTTCGCCGGTCGAAGCCTTACCGCAGCAAACCTTCGCCACCAATTACAAGCTGCAAGTTAATGGGGAAACTCTGGCGCTGCAACACGTTGCTCCCGCGCATACAGACACGGACGTTTACGTTCATTTTGAAAAGGCCAATTTGATTCAGATGGGTGACCTGTTTTCAACTGGATGTATCCCTACATCGACCCCAGTACGGGCGGCAAAATCACTGGCATGA